A genomic region of Fodinisporobacter ferrooxydans contains the following coding sequences:
- the ileS gene encoding isoleucine--tRNA ligase: protein MDFAKTLNLPQTDFPMRGNLPQREPQIQERWEQFDLYNKVQEKRRGKEKFILHDGPPYANGDIHLGHALNKIIKDIIVKFKTMDGYDSPYVPGWDTHGLPIEHAIITKKGINRREVSVVDFREMCKQYALDFIERQKGQFKRLGVRGDWVNPYITLKPEYEASQIRVFGEMAKKGYIYKGLKPVYWCASCETALAEAEIEYHDKTSPSVYVTFDVTDGKQVLPAGSKIVIWTTTPWTIPANVAIALGPDFEYEAVRAGGQILLFASALRDSVLKAAGLSGASVEQLGTWKGRELEGVVAAHPLFDRQSVVVLGDHVTLDAGTGCVHTAPGHGMEDYEVGLKYQLPILAPIDDQGKFTSEAGAYQGQFYLKANQAIRNDLQASGHLLTDQSISHQYPHCWRCKNPVMFRATEQWFASIDKFREQLLQQIAEVEWIPGWGQQRLHNMMADRQDWCISRQRVWGVPIPIFYCRDCNKELITDETIEHVANLFAEHGSQVWFAREAEDLLPPNTVCSCGHTHFRKETDIMDVWFDSGSSHAAVLANRPELRWPADLYFEGSDQYRGWFNSSLSTAVAVKGQAPYRTVLSHGFVLDGEGRKMSKSLGNVVDPLKVMQQLGADILRLWVASVDYRSDVRVSDAILKQVAEVYRKIRNTFRYLLGNLFDFDAGKNLVQKLDMPEIDRYTLNKLERVEERCLKAYRDYEFHIVYHAVHNFCTVDLSQFYLDVLKDRLYTSLPNSTARRSAQTVLYHTLHSLVRIMAPILTHTADEVWQYMQGNAYESVQFAGYDELLTGWKDDELEKKWANILRVRDEIAKALETARKDKRIGQSLEAFVEIYPDTKTFDILQGVDQLDKVLIVSKAQVYQPDAEVPADAARLEGLAVRVSAAPGEKCERCWVILEDVHAHDELGMLCPSCASTLDQMEQEI, encoded by the coding sequence ATGGATTTTGCAAAAACACTAAACTTGCCACAAACGGATTTCCCAATGCGCGGGAATTTGCCGCAAAGAGAACCACAGATTCAAGAACGTTGGGAACAATTTGATCTTTATAACAAAGTTCAGGAAAAACGACGAGGAAAAGAGAAGTTTATTTTGCATGACGGGCCGCCATACGCCAATGGAGATATTCACCTTGGGCATGCCTTGAATAAAATCATCAAAGACATCATCGTGAAGTTCAAAACCATGGATGGGTACGACTCTCCCTATGTACCTGGATGGGATACGCACGGTTTGCCCATTGAACATGCGATCATTACAAAGAAGGGCATTAACCGTCGGGAAGTATCTGTCGTAGACTTCCGTGAAATGTGCAAACAGTATGCCCTTGATTTTATCGAACGGCAAAAAGGCCAATTTAAACGGTTAGGCGTAAGAGGAGATTGGGTCAATCCGTACATTACATTAAAGCCGGAATACGAAGCAAGCCAAATCCGCGTATTCGGGGAAATGGCGAAAAAAGGATATATTTATAAAGGGTTAAAGCCTGTGTATTGGTGCGCTTCTTGTGAAACGGCTTTGGCAGAAGCGGAAATCGAATATCATGACAAAACATCGCCAAGTGTCTACGTAACATTTGATGTGACAGACGGGAAGCAAGTGTTGCCGGCTGGTTCGAAAATCGTCATCTGGACGACGACGCCATGGACGATTCCGGCGAATGTGGCAATTGCCCTGGGACCGGATTTTGAGTATGAAGCGGTTCGCGCAGGTGGCCAAATTCTCTTGTTTGCATCTGCACTGCGGGATTCTGTATTGAAAGCCGCCGGGTTGTCCGGTGCATCTGTGGAACAACTGGGGACCTGGAAAGGCAGAGAGCTGGAGGGTGTGGTTGCTGCACATCCATTGTTTGACAGACAATCTGTCGTAGTCTTGGGCGATCATGTAACACTGGATGCCGGTACGGGATGCGTGCATACGGCTCCTGGCCACGGGATGGAAGACTATGAAGTAGGGTTAAAATATCAATTGCCGATCTTGGCGCCGATCGACGATCAGGGCAAATTTACGTCAGAAGCGGGCGCATACCAAGGACAATTCTATTTGAAAGCAAATCAGGCCATCCGCAATGATTTGCAGGCGTCCGGGCATTTATTGACAGATCAATCGATTTCCCACCAATATCCACATTGCTGGCGTTGCAAAAATCCGGTGATGTTCCGGGCGACTGAACAATGGTTTGCATCGATCGACAAATTCCGCGAACAATTGCTGCAACAAATTGCAGAAGTGGAATGGATTCCAGGCTGGGGACAGCAGCGCTTGCACAATATGATGGCAGATCGTCAGGATTGGTGTATTTCGAGGCAGCGGGTATGGGGTGTGCCGATTCCGATTTTCTACTGCAGGGACTGCAACAAGGAATTGATTACAGACGAAACCATCGAACATGTGGCGAATTTGTTTGCGGAGCATGGATCACAGGTGTGGTTTGCGCGGGAGGCGGAAGATCTCTTGCCGCCAAATACGGTTTGCAGTTGCGGACATACCCATTTCCGCAAAGAAACGGACATTATGGATGTTTGGTTCGATTCCGGTTCCAGCCATGCGGCTGTTTTGGCAAACCGTCCGGAATTGCGCTGGCCGGCTGACTTGTATTTTGAAGGATCCGACCAATATCGCGGCTGGTTTAACTCTTCTTTATCCACGGCAGTTGCCGTAAAAGGCCAGGCGCCATATCGCACCGTCTTGTCGCATGGATTTGTGTTGGATGGAGAAGGCCGGAAAATGTCCAAAAGTTTGGGCAATGTGGTCGACCCATTAAAAGTCATGCAGCAATTGGGCGCCGATATTTTACGGTTATGGGTGGCGTCTGTCGATTATCGCTCGGATGTGCGCGTCTCTGATGCGATTTTAAAGCAAGTGGCGGAAGTATACCGCAAAATCCGCAATACGTTCCGATATTTGCTGGGGAATTTGTTCGACTTTGATGCGGGCAAGAATCTCGTGCAAAAGCTGGACATGCCGGAAATCGATCGCTATACATTAAACAAGCTGGAACGGGTCGAAGAGCGGTGCTTGAAAGCGTACCGGGATTATGAATTTCACATTGTGTATCACGCAGTGCACAATTTCTGTACGGTCGATTTAAGCCAATTTTATTTGGATGTTTTGAAAGACCGCTTGTATACATCGCTGCCGAACTCGACCGCCCGGCGCAGCGCCCAAACGGTTCTCTACCATACACTGCATAGTCTCGTGCGGATCATGGCGCCGATTTTGACACATACGGCAGACGAAGTTTGGCAGTACATGCAAGGGAACGCATATGAAAGTGTCCAATTTGCCGGCTATGATGAACTTCTGACCGGATGGAAAGATGACGAGCTGGAGAAGAAGTGGGCGAATATTTTAAGAGTTCGCGATGAAATCGCCAAAGCATTGGAAACTGCGAGAAAAGACAAGCGGATTGGTCAATCCTTAGAAGCTTTTGTTGAAATTTATCCGGATACGAAGACATTCGACATTTTGCAAGGCGTCGATCAGCTTGACAAAGTGCTGATCGTGTCGAAAGCGCAAGTGTATCAGCCGGATGCAGAGGTTCCGGCAGATGCTGCAAGGTTGGAAGGGCTGGCTGTCCGCGTATCGGCAGCGCCGGGGGAAAAGTGTGAACGCTGCTGGGTGATTCTCGAGGATGTCCATGCACATGATGAGTTGGGGATGCTGTGTCCGTCTTGTGCATCGACACTTGACCAGATGGAACAGGAGATCTGA
- the pyrB gene encoding aspartate carbamoyltransferase has product MNTTHACEHVISAKQFNREQLDRLFQEAGRMPMYRRLLERPLNGKIMASLFFEPSTRTRFSFESAMMRLGGQVISTENAREFSSAIKGETLEDTIRVVSQYADVIVLRHFEQGAARRAASVSEIPVINAGDGAGEHPTQALLDLYTIQTELGTIDGTHIVMIGDLTYGRTVHSLSMLLTNYRDIRVTYVSPPQTQIPAHVREEIAAKGIRVVETDDLVKAVQDADVLYQTRVQKERFPSLEVYEEVKGKYVIDPHMMEHLQQHAIIMHPLPRAGEILPEVDQDPRAAYFRQAKNGVDVRMALLLKCCL; this is encoded by the coding sequence GTGAATACAACACATGCATGTGAACATGTAATCAGCGCCAAACAATTCAATCGTGAACAATTGGACCGGTTATTTCAAGAAGCCGGTCGGATGCCGATGTATCGCCGCTTATTGGAACGGCCATTGAACGGCAAGATTATGGCTTCCTTATTTTTCGAGCCCAGTACGCGGACGCGTTTTTCCTTCGAATCTGCGATGATGCGATTGGGCGGCCAGGTGATCAGCACGGAAAATGCGCGGGAATTTTCATCGGCGATCAAAGGGGAGACTTTGGAAGATACGATTCGGGTGGTTTCTCAGTATGCGGATGTAATCGTACTGCGGCATTTTGAGCAAGGGGCGGCAAGACGGGCGGCAAGCGTCTCGGAGATTCCGGTGATTAATGCGGGAGATGGCGCCGGAGAGCATCCGACGCAGGCATTGCTGGATTTGTACACGATTCAGACAGAGCTTGGCACGATTGACGGAACGCATATCGTCATGATCGGAGATCTTACATACGGCCGGACGGTACATTCCTTGTCCATGCTGTTGACAAATTATCGGGACATTCGCGTCACATACGTATCGCCGCCGCAAACCCAAATTCCGGCACACGTCAGAGAAGAGATTGCAGCAAAAGGGATTCGGGTGGTGGAGACGGATGATTTGGTGAAAGCCGTGCAAGATGCGGATGTGCTCTATCAAACCCGTGTTCAGAAAGAACGTTTTCCGTCATTGGAAGTGTATGAAGAAGTAAAAGGGAAATATGTGATCGATCCGCACATGATGGAACATTTGCAACAGCATGCCATCATCATGCATCCATTGCCGCGGGCCGGCGAGATATTGCCGGAAGTCGATCAAGACCCTCGTGCCGCCTACTTTCGTCAGGCCAAAAACGGCGTAGACGTGCGAATGGCTTTGCTGCTGAAATGCTGTCTATGA
- the uraA gene encoding uracil permease, with translation MKQFIDVNERIPLNQGLPLSFQHLFAMFGSTVLVPILVGLDPSIALFAGGLGTLIYILVTKGKIPAYLGSSFAFITPLATVIKTQGIGAALYGALLSGILYVIIALLIAKFGVTWLERLLPPIVVGPIIIVIGLSLAGTAIGMASKSYLVAFVALVIAVLANTYFKGFLAVIPILLGIVGGYLFALTQGIVNLAPIGNARWLQLPHFAAPHISSIAAWTIAPVALVTIAEHIGHLLVTENIVGRNFMKDPGLHRSILGDGIATIVAGAIGGPPTTTYGENIGVMAITRVYSVWVIGGAACIAIAFSFIGKLNALISSIPVPVMGGISILLFGIIAASGLRMLVESKVDFGSKRNLSIASIIMVLGVGNAVFHIHGLEIGNMAIATLVGIVLNLILPDDQKSPSGEKEKLGDKKIA, from the coding sequence ATGAAACAATTCATTGATGTGAATGAGCGGATACCCCTGAACCAAGGACTTCCGTTAAGTTTTCAGCACTTATTCGCCATGTTTGGTTCCACGGTGCTTGTACCGATTCTCGTCGGACTGGATCCGTCCATTGCACTGTTTGCAGGCGGACTTGGAACACTGATCTATATCTTGGTGACGAAAGGGAAAATTCCCGCATATCTCGGTTCCTCCTTCGCATTCATCACTCCTTTGGCAACGGTAATCAAAACACAAGGCATTGGGGCGGCTTTGTATGGTGCGTTATTATCAGGGATTTTGTATGTGATCATTGCATTGCTGATTGCAAAGTTCGGCGTCACTTGGCTGGAACGCTTGCTGCCGCCGATTGTCGTAGGCCCGATCATTATCGTCATCGGCTTGAGTTTGGCCGGTACAGCGATCGGCATGGCGAGCAAAAGCTATCTGGTGGCATTTGTCGCCTTGGTCATTGCCGTGTTGGCCAATACGTACTTTAAAGGATTTTTGGCGGTGATCCCGATCCTCCTGGGGATTGTCGGAGGCTATTTGTTCGCGCTGACACAAGGAATTGTCAATCTGGCGCCGATTGGAAACGCCCGTTGGCTGCAACTGCCGCATTTTGCGGCGCCGCATATTTCAAGCATTGCTGCCTGGACGATTGCGCCGGTCGCACTTGTTACGATTGCGGAACATATCGGCCACTTGCTTGTTACGGAAAACATCGTCGGCCGCAATTTCATGAAAGACCCAGGGCTGCATCGCTCGATTCTCGGCGATGGGATTGCAACGATCGTCGCTGGGGCAATCGGCGGGCCGCCGACGACAACATATGGAGAAAATATCGGTGTGATGGCAATTACCCGCGTCTATTCCGTATGGGTGATCGGCGGTGCCGCATGTATTGCAATCGCATTCTCCTTTATCGGAAAATTAAATGCCCTGATTTCCTCCATCCCGGTGCCGGTCATGGGCGGCATCAGCATCCTGCTGTTCGGAATCATCGCTGCATCCGGTTTGCGGATGCTCGTGGAGTCGAAAGTTGATTTTGGCTCCAAGCGCAATCTTTCCATTGCAAGCATCATCATGGTTCTTGGCGTGGGAAATGCGGTGTTCCATATTCATGGCCTGGAAATCGGGAATATGGCAATCGCAACACTTGTCGGGATTGTTCTCAACCTGATTTTGCCAGACGATCAAAAGTCGCCATCCGGTGAAAAGGAAAAGCTGGGTGATAAAAAAATCGCGTAA
- a CDS encoding TraR/DksA C4-type zinc finger protein has protein sequence MLTTEQLQVLRERLLQERDERNRKLENTDAYGLATQMRDSLGELSMYDNHPADIGDELFERGKDLALREADSLSLERIDQALGRMEDGTYGICEQCGEPISFARLQAEPAAARCIDCQEILESNTVENNRPVEENFLFPGYGRTNLDTQDQTGFDGEDSWQAVDRFNQIPNYENNYNDIEYDDNEGIVEDTDRITNQMYIDQLPDKPQYTLLVDEYTLPEEDTER, from the coding sequence ATGTTGACAACAGAACAACTTCAAGTGTTGCGAGAGCGGCTTTTACAAGAGCGGGATGAACGAAACCGAAAATTGGAAAATACAGATGCCTATGGTTTAGCAACACAAATGCGTGATTCCCTGGGAGAATTGTCGATGTATGACAATCATCCGGCAGATATCGGCGATGAGTTATTTGAACGGGGCAAGGATCTTGCTTTGCGGGAAGCGGATTCCCTCTCGCTCGAACGGATCGATCAGGCGCTTGGGCGGATGGAGGACGGAACATACGGGATCTGCGAACAGTGCGGAGAGCCCATTTCCTTTGCGCGTTTGCAAGCAGAGCCCGCAGCCGCCCGATGTATCGATTGCCAGGAAATCTTGGAGTCGAATACTGTGGAAAACAATCGTCCGGTGGAAGAAAATTTTTTATTCCCCGGATATGGAAGGACAAATCTGGATACACAAGACCAAACGGGATTCGATGGGGAAGACTCCTGGCAGGCAGTTGACCGATTCAACCAAATTCCCAATTATGAAAACAACTACAACGATATTGAATATGATGACAATGAAGGAATTGTGGAAGATACCGATCGAATTACAAATCAAATGTACATCGATCAATTGCCGGACAAGCCCCAATACACGTTGTTGGTGGATGAATATACGTTGCCGGAAGAAGATACGGAACGTTAA
- a CDS encoding RluA family pseudouridine synthase: MYKESMHKESIRNESMPKPTRKQRTRKVETAAVEKDAAQGFHVDQEFDRKLDWEFALESFDLDEYAGERLELSIGGQEAGERVDRALSRLLGVSRSQVQAWIADDRVIVREKPIRANYKVREGDRVQIDVPEPEPLEVQPENIPLDILFEDGEVIVVNKPRGMVVHPAPGHLHGTLVNAILYHCKDLPGIGGVMRPGIVHRIDKDTSGVLMVAKTDRAHQSLSEQLKAHAAQRKYIALVHGQVLHNLGTIDAAIGRHPVHRKQMAVVKQGGRHAVTHFSVLEHFQNYTLLELKLETGRTHQIRVHMQFIGHPLAGDPVYGLKKTLPIEGQALHAQTLGFIHPATGKYMEWSAPLPEDMIRLLEMLRSMDS; encoded by the coding sequence ATGTATAAGGAGTCAATGCATAAAGAATCAATCCGTAACGAGTCGATGCCAAAACCGACGCGAAAACAACGGACACGTAAAGTTGAAACGGCAGCCGTGGAAAAAGATGCCGCCCAAGGATTCCATGTTGATCAGGAATTTGACCGGAAACTTGACTGGGAATTTGCTCTGGAATCCTTTGATCTTGACGAATACGCCGGGGAGCGTTTGGAGCTTTCCATCGGCGGGCAGGAAGCAGGAGAGCGGGTCGACCGGGCCCTTTCCCGTTTGTTGGGGGTTTCCCGCAGCCAGGTGCAAGCATGGATTGCGGACGACCGGGTGATTGTCCGCGAAAAGCCGATTCGGGCAAACTATAAAGTGCGGGAAGGGGACCGGGTGCAGATCGATGTTCCGGAGCCGGAACCACTGGAAGTTCAGCCGGAAAATATTCCACTGGATATCCTTTTTGAAGATGGGGAAGTCATCGTCGTCAATAAACCTCGGGGCATGGTGGTGCATCCGGCACCTGGACATCTGCATGGCACGCTTGTCAACGCGATTCTTTACCATTGCAAGGATTTGCCGGGCATCGGCGGTGTGATGCGGCCAGGGATCGTTCATCGCATCGACAAGGACACTTCCGGGGTACTGATGGTCGCCAAAACAGACCGTGCGCATCAATCCTTGTCCGAACAGTTAAAAGCACATGCGGCACAGCGAAAGTATATCGCACTTGTTCATGGGCAAGTATTGCACAATCTTGGAACGATCGATGCCGCCATCGGCAGACATCCCGTCCATCGCAAGCAGATGGCGGTTGTGAAACAAGGCGGACGACATGCGGTTACGCATTTCAGCGTGTTGGAGCATTTTCAAAACTATACGCTGCTGGAACTGAAATTAGAAACCGGCCGCACACATCAGATTCGCGTACATATGCAGTTCATCGGGCATCCGCTCGCGGGGGATCCGGTATATGGACTGAAAAAAACATTGCCGATCGAAGGGCAGGCACTGCATGCACAGACACTTGGTTTTATCCATCCTGCAACAGGCAAATATATGGAGTGGTCTGCGCCGCTGCCGGAGGATATGATTCGCTTGCTCGAGATGCTGCGGTCCATGGACTCTTGA
- the pyrR gene encoding bifunctional pyr operon transcriptional regulator/uracil phosphoribosyltransferase PyrR — protein sequence MSDNLQWVEKTQLLDADAIRRALTRISHEILERLKGTDDLVLVGIKTRGIYLAQRLAQKIRDIEGIDVPVGSLDITLYRDDLIEKHAQPFISGAELPVSIMNKVVVLVDDVLYTGRTVRAALDALIDEGRPRLIQLAVLVDRGHRELPIRADYVGKNVPTARTEIVEVRLMESDQMDQVVIFEEVTK from the coding sequence ATGTCGGACAATCTGCAATGGGTGGAAAAAACACAGTTGTTGGATGCGGATGCTATTCGCCGGGCGCTTACGCGAATTTCCCACGAAATATTGGAACGCTTGAAAGGTACAGACGATCTGGTTCTGGTGGGGATCAAGACGCGCGGGATCTATTTGGCGCAACGTCTGGCGCAAAAGATTCGGGACATCGAAGGCATCGATGTTCCGGTAGGAAGCCTGGATATCACGTTATATCGCGATGATTTGATCGAGAAACATGCCCAACCGTTTATCAGCGGCGCAGAGTTGCCTGTTTCCATTATGAATAAAGTGGTCGTATTGGTGGATGATGTTCTGTATACAGGCAGAACGGTTCGGGCTGCTCTCGACGCGCTCATCGATGAAGGCCGGCCGCGCTTGATTCAATTGGCCGTATTGGTGGATCGGGGCCATCGGGAGTTGCCGATACGTGCAGATTATGTCGGGAAAAATGTGCCGACTGCCCGGACGGAAATCGTCGAAGTACGACTTATGGAAAGCGACCAAATGGATCAAGTAGTTATTTTTGAGGAGGTAACAAAATGA
- a CDS encoding DivIVA domain-containing protein produces the protein MPLTPLDIHNKEFSKAFRGYNEDEVNEFLDHVIKDYEGLIRENKELHNRIVELEERLSHFTNLEESLSKSILVAQEAAEEVKTNARKEAQLIVKEAEKNADRIINDSLIKSRKVAVEVEDMQKQASVFRARFRSLIQAQLEMLNGGEWDKIEKHDD, from the coding sequence GCCGTTAACTCCATTGGATATTCACAATAAAGAGTTTAGCAAGGCGTTTCGCGGATATAATGAAGACGAAGTAAACGAATTTTTGGATCATGTGATAAAAGATTACGAAGGACTCATCCGTGAAAATAAAGAATTGCATAATCGGATCGTTGAATTGGAAGAGCGTTTATCACATTTTACAAATCTTGAAGAAAGTTTAAGCAAGTCGATTCTTGTCGCACAGGAAGCGGCGGAAGAAGTCAAGACAAATGCGCGGAAAGAAGCGCAATTGATCGTAAAGGAAGCAGAAAAAAATGCGGACCGCATTATCAACGATTCTTTGATCAAATCGAGAAAAGTCGCAGTAGAAGTGGAAGATATGCAAAAACAGGCATCTGTTTTTCGTGCCCGCTTTCGTTCTCTCATTCAAGCTCAATTGGAGATGTTGAATGGGGGAGAATGGGATAAAATCGAAAAACACGATGACTGA
- the lspA gene encoding signal peptidase II — MFVYIIAIVVIAIDQWLKFLVKFHMQEGQTIPILEPFVSITSIRNPGAAFGMLQNQTWLFILIACAVIVAGIVFERRTSHENRTLLRLAIGLLVGGAIGNLVDRILYKTVVDYVNVQIFVFNFADAAITFAVIFFLIDALFRDGKQTSNSQSTAKDEVDDV, encoded by the coding sequence ATGTTTGTATATATCATTGCAATTGTTGTCATTGCGATTGATCAATGGTTAAAATTTTTAGTCAAGTTTCACATGCAGGAGGGCCAGACGATCCCGATTCTGGAACCTTTCGTATCGATTACGTCGATTCGAAACCCTGGTGCGGCTTTTGGCATGCTGCAGAATCAGACCTGGTTGTTTATTCTGATCGCCTGTGCTGTCATTGTGGCAGGGATCGTATTTGAACGGCGCACGTCCCATGAGAATCGGACGCTCCTGCGCTTGGCGATCGGTTTGTTGGTGGGGGGAGCTATCGGCAACTTAGTTGATCGAATTCTTTATAAAACAGTTGTCGATTATGTCAATGTGCAAATTTTTGTCTTTAATTTTGCCGATGCAGCGATTACATTTGCCGTTATTTTTTTCCTCATCGACGCGCTTTTCCGAGATGGAAAACAAACGTCAAACTCCCAATCGACAGCAAAGGATGAGGTTGACGATGTATAA
- a CDS encoding DUF5665 domain-containing protein yields the protein MNEQTRGDHKVSAKGAELERQLEKLAGYMERINLGDYIQLINRPRRLVWINFISGLARGVGIGIGFTVLAALFVYTLQALEVLNLPIVGTFIADLVRIVQAQLHTPTT from the coding sequence GTGAACGAGCAAACGCGTGGGGATCATAAGGTCAGTGCCAAAGGAGCAGAATTGGAAAGACAGTTGGAAAAGCTTGCGGGATACATGGAACGGATCAATTTGGGCGACTATATCCAATTGATCAATCGCCCAAGGCGGTTGGTCTGGATCAATTTTATCAGCGGCCTTGCGCGCGGTGTCGGTATCGGTATCGGGTTTACGGTATTGGCGGCTCTTTTCGTCTATACGCTGCAGGCGTTGGAAGTGTTGAATCTTCCCATTGTCGGTACATTTATTGCCGATTTGGTGCGGATCGTGCAAGCCCAGCTACATACCCCCACAACATAG
- a CDS encoding dihydroorotase has product MGYVLKHGTIIGENTRLEQVDVLVEGNRIKQIGIDIDSTGHTLIDCTNLFISPGFIDMHVHLREPGFEYKETIESGSKAAAAGGFTTVACMPNTRPATDNADIVRFIIEQANKHGYARVLPIAAITAGQKGEELTDIPALKEAGAVGLSDDGRGVQRADRMKRAMEIAKQYDMPLIIHAEDETLSGKGCMNAGEAAERLGLPGIPDDAEAVMVARDIVLAEVTGAHLHVCHVSAKSVIELIRYAKGRGLPVTGEVAPHHLLLTDDQIDPDNSDWKVNPPLRTKRDREACIEAFLDGTLDIVATDHAPHSVEEKQKPFTEAPFGMVGLEIAFPLMYTHFVKTGRMTLNELVDRMATRPAKLFKLQGGRIQPGEPADLTVLDLHATKVIDPASFLSKGKNTPFAGQKAQGWPVLTMVDGVVSFDAR; this is encoded by the coding sequence ATGGGATACGTTTTGAAACATGGCACGATCATTGGCGAAAATACACGGCTGGAACAAGTGGATGTTCTGGTCGAAGGCAATCGAATCAAGCAAATCGGGATTGACATTGACAGCACAGGACATACGCTGATCGATTGTACGAATTTGTTTATCAGCCCTGGATTTATCGATATGCATGTACATTTGCGCGAACCGGGCTTTGAATATAAAGAAACGATCGAGTCGGGGTCAAAAGCAGCAGCAGCCGGCGGGTTTACAACAGTCGCATGTATGCCGAATACCAGACCGGCGACGGATAACGCTGACATCGTACGCTTTATTATCGAGCAGGCGAACAAGCACGGGTATGCCCGCGTATTGCCGATTGCAGCGATCACTGCCGGGCAAAAAGGGGAAGAATTGACGGATATTCCAGCATTGAAAGAAGCAGGCGCTGTCGGGCTGTCGGATGACGGCCGCGGGGTGCAGCGGGCGGACCGGATGAAGCGGGCGATGGAGATCGCCAAACAATATGACATGCCGTTGATCATTCATGCGGAAGATGAGACACTTTCCGGCAAAGGCTGCATGAACGCCGGAGAAGCGGCAGAGCGGTTGGGACTGCCGGGGATACCGGATGATGCGGAAGCGGTGATGGTGGCACGGGATATCGTTTTGGCGGAAGTCACCGGCGCACATTTGCATGTGTGCCATGTGAGCGCGAAATCCGTGATCGAATTGATCCGCTATGCAAAAGGACGGGGGCTGCCGGTAACCGGAGAAGTGGCGCCGCACCATCTATTGTTGACAGATGATCAAATCGACCCCGATAATTCCGATTGGAAAGTGAACCCGCCGCTGCGGACAAAGCGGGATCGAGAGGCATGCATCGAAGCGTTTCTCGACGGCACATTGGATATCGTTGCGACAGATCATGCGCCGCACAGTGTGGAAGAGAAACAAAAACCGTTTACGGAAGCGCCTTTTGGCATGGTAGGCTTGGAAATCGCCTTTCCCTTGATGTATACACATTTTGTGAAAACAGGCCGCATGACGCTGAATGAATTGGTCGACCGCATGGCAACGAGGCCGGCGAAGCTGTTCAAGCTCCAAGGCGGACGGATCCAACCGGGTGAACCAGCCGATTTGACCGTTCTCGATTTGCATGCGACAAAAGTGATTGACCCTGCATCCTTCCTGTCCAAAGGGAAAAATACGCCCTTTGCCGGACAAAAGGCACAAGGCTGGCCGGTGTTGACAATGGTCGATGGCGTTGTTTCTTTTGATGCCAGATAA